The following coding sequences are from one Pusillimonas sp. DMV24BSW_D window:
- a CDS encoding porin gives MKPAKWLLSLSAAFLAAPSVSAVVLTEGANHSVELYGSLRMQLESVHPGNSGPWGSYVGLRDAYTRVGLKGEYRFNDDTAVFGQFELPFDTANFRISDPYDQGGAGRDERQRIRIAQIGVRTTVGTLIAGQQWMPYYNAVAAPVDQFSSYYSGFATYTAFRIPDTIAYYSPAVYGFTLSGSYTSAAGNRRSTSRIDDRRMQAALSYVLGDTRLAVGFDDRGDTGLGKDRVYGVSASHQAGPWYFAAKYEIFDTNNHTPGAFSRDGNKAVNLFASYNTGPYTFKAMFAKVQNYGDNIVHLGVDYQYDKNLKFFAEFYREGSTASIVEKRGGLADLTSASQGGRVFLVGLRFDF, from the coding sequence ATGAAACCCGCAAAGTGGCTGCTTTCGTTAAGTGCAGCATTTCTGGCTGCACCTTCCGTTTCGGCGGTGGTTCTGACAGAAGGAGCGAATCATTCCGTTGAGCTGTACGGCTCATTGCGCATGCAGTTGGAGTCTGTGCATCCTGGAAACAGCGGGCCGTGGGGTTCCTATGTGGGGTTGCGCGACGCCTACACGCGTGTTGGCTTGAAAGGCGAGTATCGTTTCAATGACGATACCGCTGTGTTCGGCCAGTTTGAGTTGCCGTTCGACACAGCCAATTTTCGTATCAGCGATCCCTATGACCAGGGCGGGGCGGGGCGCGATGAGCGCCAGCGTATCCGTATTGCCCAAATCGGCGTGCGCACAACGGTGGGTACTTTAATTGCCGGCCAGCAATGGATGCCTTATTACAACGCCGTTGCCGCTCCGGTTGATCAGTTCAGCAGTTACTACAGCGGTTTTGCCACTTATACCGCGTTTCGGATTCCCGACACGATTGCTTACTACAGCCCGGCTGTTTACGGTTTCACCCTTTCGGGCAGCTACACATCGGCTGCGGGTAATCGTCGCTCAACTTCGCGTATCGATGACCGTCGCATGCAGGCGGCTTTATCGTATGTTTTGGGCGACACGCGTTTGGCGGTTGGGTTTGACGATCGTGGTGATACCGGGCTGGGGAAGGACCGAGTGTATGGTGTTTCAGCCAGCCACCAGGCCGGCCCGTGGTATTTTGCCGCCAAGTACGAGATATTCGACACAAATAATCATACGCCCGGTGCTTTCTCGCGTGATGGCAATAAGGCGGTTAATTTGTTTGCCAGTTACAACACAGGCCCGTATACATTCAAAGCGATGTTTGCCAAAGTGCAGAACTATGGCGACAACATTGTGCATTTGGGTGTCGACTATCAATACGATAAAAACCTGAAATTCTTTGCCGAGTTTTATCGTGAAGGGTCAACTGCTTCTATTGTCGAAAAGCGCGGGGGCCTGGCTGATTTAACCTCGGCCAGCCAGGGTGGACGCGTCTTTTTGGTGGGTCTTCGTTTCGATTTCTAA
- a CDS encoding BCCT family transporter — protein MQLIISAGVILLIVMWGIIAPQSLGSIFDELLGFITVTFGWLYLWIVLGLVVVAGLLAFSRYGDLKLGAEDEDPEFSLHSWFAMLFAAGMGIGLVFWGVAEPISHYGSPPPGFIAETPAAASAAMRYSFFHWGLHPWAVYSVVALAIAFFCFRRDKPALVSVATSSLPWSWAPHLGLAVNVLAIIATAFGVAASLGIGALQINSGLHYVLGVPISSTAQVLIIVVTTILFLTSAVTGVTRGIKWLSNINLILAFLLMVTVFLLGPTVALIDTFTTTLGSYASEFVRMSLRTTPFMDDSWIGGWTIFYWAWWIAWSPFVGLFIARVSRGRTIREFVLGTVLAPTLAGFLWFSVFGGTALHMQIWDAVPLADAVKADVSTALFVMFDAMPLGTLMSIVATVLVLVFFVTSGDSATLVLGMMSTGGEPNPHARVKIIWGVLVAGIAISLLLAGGIQAVQTATIVFALPFTLVIVLMVVALWRAVKQDYREERRRERELRRKLRYLADREDGRAASTPPAP, from the coding sequence ATGCAGCTTATTATTTCGGCCGGCGTCATCCTGCTGATCGTCATGTGGGGGATCATTGCGCCGCAATCTCTCGGGAGCATTTTCGACGAGCTTCTCGGCTTTATAACGGTTACGTTTGGCTGGCTTTATTTGTGGATTGTTTTGGGGCTGGTGGTCGTGGCCGGTTTGTTGGCGTTCAGTCGTTACGGCGATTTAAAACTGGGGGCCGAAGATGAAGACCCAGAGTTTTCTCTTCATAGTTGGTTCGCTATGCTGTTCGCGGCAGGAATGGGCATCGGTCTTGTCTTTTGGGGGGTGGCCGAACCCATTTCCCATTATGGCTCGCCGCCTCCCGGATTCATTGCGGAAACGCCGGCGGCTGCATCGGCGGCGATGCGTTACAGCTTTTTCCATTGGGGGCTGCACCCTTGGGCTGTATATAGCGTGGTGGCATTGGCCATTGCCTTCTTTTGTTTCCGCCGCGATAAACCGGCGCTGGTCAGTGTGGCCACCAGTTCTTTGCCATGGTCGTGGGCGCCTCACTTGGGTTTGGCGGTGAATGTGCTGGCCATTATTGCAACGGCTTTTGGGGTGGCTGCCTCGCTGGGTATAGGGGCGCTGCAAATTAATAGCGGGTTGCACTATGTGTTAGGCGTGCCCATTAGTTCAACCGCCCAGGTTTTGATTATTGTGGTAACAACCATTTTGTTTTTAACCTCTGCCGTTACAGGGGTGACACGCGGCATTAAATGGTTGTCCAACATTAATTTGATTCTGGCTTTTCTTTTGATGGTCACGGTTTTTCTGCTTGGGCCAACCGTTGCGTTAATTGATACCTTTACGACCACCCTGGGCAGTTACGCCAGCGAGTTTGTGCGCATGAGTTTGCGCACGACGCCGTTCATGGATGATAGCTGGATCGGTGGCTGGACCATCTTTTACTGGGCCTGGTGGATTGCCTGGTCACCGTTTGTTGGTTTGTTTATTGCGCGGGTTTCGCGTGGTCGGACGATTCGTGAATTTGTGCTTGGTACGGTTTTGGCACCCACATTGGCGGGTTTTCTGTGGTTTTCAGTTTTCGGCGGTACGGCGCTGCATATGCAAATCTGGGATGCGGTGCCGTTGGCAGATGCGGTCAAGGCCGACGTGTCCACGGCGTTGTTTGTGATGTTCGATGCCATGCCGTTAGGTACGTTAATGTCCATTGTCGCTACCGTTCTGGTACTGGTATTTTTCGTGACCTCGGGCGATTCCGCCACACTGGTATTAGGCATGATGAGCACCGGAGGCGAACCTAATCCGCACGCACGTGTAAAAATTATTTGGGGTGTTCTGGTGGCGGGTATTGCAATTAGTTTGTTATTGGCCGGCGGCATTCAGGCGGTGCAAACGGCCACAATTGTATTCGCGCTTCCGTTTACGTTAGTTATTGTGCTGATGGTGGTCGCACTCTGGCGGGCGGTGAAGCAGGATTATCGTGAGGAGCGCCGCCGCGAGCGTGAATTGCGTCGCAAGTTGCGGTATTTGGCTGATCGTGAGGATGGGCGAGCGGCCTCTACACCACCGGCGCCTTAA
- a CDS encoding PepSY-associated TM helix domain-containing protein — MATAASLKTWYWLHKWSSLVCTVFLLLICLTGLPLIFHEEIEHAFEDGKPHTVVPEGTPRARMDAIHANAKALYPGEALQYTYVDDHEPVVWVGMADPATASDAKSHHYMRFDAHTAELLYDGPSVFEEQFTFMGVMYALHVDLFAGLPGQLFLGFMGLLFVLATVSGVVLYGRFMKKLEFGSVRADRSRRIKWLDLHNLLGIVTVVWVTVVGVTGVINELATPMFRYWQSTEVAALIAPYQNKTPPAEYVSADAAMAAATQALPDSEATSFSHPGNMFATPHHYVFWMKGSTPLTSHLFTPVLVDATTAEVTAIAEPPWYLVMLELSRPLHFGDYGGLPLKIIWTLLDLITIVVLVSGLYLWVARRKTNDARIKQIADTLTPAYSATRS; from the coding sequence ATGGCAACTGCCGCGTCGCTCAAAACCTGGTACTGGCTACATAAGTGGTCCAGCCTCGTCTGTACCGTTTTTCTACTCCTCATCTGCCTGACTGGGCTGCCGCTGATATTTCACGAGGAAATTGAACATGCGTTCGAGGACGGCAAACCGCACACCGTCGTTCCCGAAGGCACTCCCCGCGCCCGGATGGACGCCATTCACGCCAACGCCAAGGCACTGTACCCCGGCGAAGCACTGCAATATACCTATGTTGATGACCACGAACCCGTAGTCTGGGTGGGCATGGCCGACCCGGCCACCGCCTCCGATGCGAAAAGCCATCATTACATGCGTTTCGACGCCCATACTGCGGAACTGCTCTACGACGGGCCTAGTGTCTTTGAAGAACAATTCACATTCATGGGCGTCATGTACGCCCTGCACGTCGACCTGTTTGCGGGCCTTCCGGGTCAACTTTTCCTGGGTTTCATGGGGCTGTTGTTTGTACTTGCCACCGTATCGGGCGTTGTACTTTACGGTCGCTTCATGAAGAAACTCGAGTTTGGCTCCGTTCGCGCCGACCGATCACGCCGAATCAAATGGCTCGACCTGCACAACCTTTTGGGCATTGTCACCGTCGTCTGGGTAACCGTTGTGGGGGTAACAGGCGTCATCAATGAACTGGCGACACCCATGTTCCGCTATTGGCAGTCCACAGAAGTCGCCGCACTGATTGCACCCTACCAGAACAAAACGCCCCCGGCGGAATATGTATCGGCCGACGCCGCCATGGCGGCAGCCACCCAGGCTTTGCCCGATAGCGAAGCAACCAGTTTCAGCCATCCCGGCAATATGTTCGCCACGCCGCATCATTACGTATTCTGGATGAAAGGGTCGACACCCCTTACGTCCCATTTATTCACACCCGTATTAGTCGACGCCACAACGGCTGAAGTGACCGCCATTGCTGAACCCCCTTGGTATCTGGTCATGCTGGAGCTATCCCGCCCCTTGCACTTTGGCGATTACGGTGGGCTACCGCTCAAAATCATCTGGACTTTACTCGACCTGATCACCATTGTGGTGTTGGTAAGCGGCTTGTACTTGTGGGTTGCACGACGCAAAACCAATGATGCCCGCATCAAACAAATTGCCGATACGCTTACCCCCGCTTATTCAGCAACGAGGTCATGA